Part of the Panicum virgatum strain AP13 chromosome 4N, P.virgatum_v5, whole genome shotgun sequence genome is shown below.
CTCACCACGGCCCACCTCAAGGGCGAGGTGCAGCTCCTCATCACCAACTTCAAGCCGTGGTGGGTGCACAAGTTCACGCCTCTGCTCAAGAAGCTCTCCAACTACGACGTGATCAACTTCGACAAGGACGAGGGGTTGCACTGCTTCCGGGTAGGCCACCTCGGGATGTACCGTGACCGCGACCTCATCATCTCCCCGCACCCGACGCGCAACCCGCACAACTACTCCATGGTCGACTACAACCGGTTCCTCCGCCGCGCCTTCGCCCTGCCCCGCGACTCCCCGGCCGTGCTCGGAGAGGAGACCGGCGCCACGCCCAAGATGCTCATCATCGAGCGCAAGGGCACGCGGAAGCTGCTCAACCTGCGGGAGGTATCGGCGATGTGCGAGGAGCTCGGCTTCACGGTGAccgtggcggaggccggcggggacGTGCGCGGCTTTGCGGAACGCGTGAACGCCGCCGACGTTCTCCTGGCAGTGCACGGTGCCGGGCTGACGAACCAGATCTTCCTGCCGACGGGCGCCGTGCTGGTGCAGATCGTGCCGTGGGGGAAGATGGACTGGATGGCGACCAACTTCTACGGGCAGCCGGCGCGGGACATGCGGCTCCGGTACGTGGAGTACTACGTCTCGGAGGAGGAGACGACGCTCAAAGACAAGTACCCCAGGGACCACTACGTGTTCATGAACCCAATGCGCATCCACGGGGAAGGGTGGCCAGCGATCGCCGAGATCATCATGAAGCAGGATGTCATGGTCAACATGACAAGGTTCAAGCCGTTCTTGCTCAAGGCGCTCGACGAGTTGCAGGAGTAGGAGAAGCCTGATCGATTCCCCTTTGGTTTGCTGGTTTGGTTCCATTTGTGTGGTTGGATGGGGACAAATGGACAATTCGGATAGGCCAGCACAGATGCGGTACAGGGGTGCTTTCGTTCATTTttttactctctctctccccacccccccccccccccccccccatttatGTCAGCTACTAAATTGTTTATTTTCATTTGCGAGGCTGTTTGGCAAGTCGTTCTGAGAAGCTAATTTAGCGACAGCTACTAAGTTAATTGATTTAACAGGAAATATATTCAAATCAGCAATGCTGTATTAGAACAAAAAAGGTTAGTTTTCTATTTGAAACTTCTCAATTTTATTACAACAAAAGTCCAAT
Proteins encoded:
- the LOC120669783 gene encoding beta-1,2-xylosyltransferease XAX1-like; amino-acid sequence: MASSTAYSRPSKPPGPSAGDRRGPRLAKELGKIEPKKLGIGLVAGCCLALLTYLSFARLFAIYSPVFDSSALVLRNAPPATTTVPATEATPVEQKTEVEEQKDVTDPEADPNMANIPEVTRKDEQEDPAATKPAASATEAKITCDENGVDEGFPYARPPVCELTGDIRISPKEKTMYFVNPSGAGPFDANGEKKIRPFARKDDFLLPGVVEVTIKSVSSAEAAPECTRRHDVPVVVFSVAGYTDNFFHDNTDVLIPLFLTTAHLKGEVQLLITNFKPWWVHKFTPLLKKLSNYDVINFDKDEGLHCFRVGHLGMYRDRDLIISPHPTRNPHNYSMVDYNRFLRRAFALPRDSPAVLGEETGATPKMLIIERKGTRKLLNLREVSAMCEELGFTVTVAEAGGDVRGFAERVNAADVLLAVHGAGLTNQIFLPTGAVLVQIVPWGKMDWMATNFYGQPARDMRLRYVEYYVSEEETTLKDKYPRDHYVFMNPMRIHGEGWPAIAEIIMKQDVMVNMTRFKPFLLKALDELQE